From a single Brassica napus cultivar Da-Ae chromosome C9, Da-Ae, whole genome shotgun sequence genomic region:
- the LOC106442595 gene encoding histone acetyltransferase of the MYST family 2, protein MGPSAKSDTNGTASSNRNPPATNGGDASLNQPPLATNQAIAESADPSKKRKMGMLPLEVGTRVLCRWRDGKLHPVKVIERRRIHNGGPNDYEYYVHYTEFNRRLDEWTHLDQLDLDSVECAVDEKVEDKVTSLKMTRHQKRKIDETHVEGHEELDAASLREHEEFTKVKNIATIELGKYEIETWYFSPFPPEYNDCVKLFFCEFCLNFMKRKEQLQRHMRKCDLKHPPGDEIYRSGTLSMFEVDGKKNKVYAQNLCYLAKLFLDHKTLYYDVDLFLFYVLCECDDRGCHMVGYFSKEKHSEEAYNLACILTLPPYQRKGYGKFLIAFSYELSKKEGKVGTPERPLSDLGLLSYRGYWTRVLLDILKKHKGNISIKELSDMTAIKAEDILSTLQSLELIQYRKGQHVICADPKVLDRHLKAAGRGGLDVDVSKLIWTPYKDQS, encoded by the exons ATGGGACCGTCTGCGAAATCAGATACCAACGGCACCGCCTCGTCGAATCGCAATCCTCCGGCAACGAACGGCGGCGATGCATCTCTGAATCAACctcctttagcaactaatcAGGCGATCGCAGAGTCGGCGGATCCGTCGAAGAAGAGGAAAATGGGGATGCTTCCGCTCGAAGTGGGTACTCGTGTCCTGTGCCGGTGGAGAGACGGAAAACTCCATCCGGTCAAAGTAATCGAGCGGCGGAGGATTCATAACGGCGGCCCAAATGATTACGAGTATTACGTTCACTACACAGAGT TTAACAGGAGGCTGGATGAATGGACTCACCTGGATCAACTGGATCTTGATTCAGTTGAATGCGCCGTTGATGAAAAAGTGGAAGACAAG GTGACGAGCTTGAAGATGACGCGTCACCAGAAGCGGAAGATCGATGAGACACATGTAGAG GGTCATGAAGAGCTGGATGCAGCAAGTTTGCGTGAACATGAAGAGTTCACTAAGGTCAAGAACATAGCAACGATTGAGCTTGGAAAATACGAGATTGAGACTTGGTACTTCTCACCATTTCCACCGGAGTACAACGACTGTGTGAAGCTCTTCTTTTGTGAGTTTTGCCTCAATTTCATGAAGCGCAAAGAGCAGCTTCAAAGGCATATG AGGAAGTGTGATCTGAAACACCCCCCTGGTGATGAAATCTATCGAAGTGGTACCTTGTCAATGTTTGAG GTAGATGGCAAAAAGAACAAAGTCTATGCACAGAATCTCTGTTATCTGGCGAAGTTATTTCTTGACCACAAGACTCTTTACTACGATGTTGATTTGTTTCTGTTCTACGTTCTCTGCGAATGTGATGATCGAGGATGCCACATGGTTGGATACTTTTCAAAG GAAAAACATTCGGAAGAAGCTTATAACTTGGCGTGCATTCTAACTCTTCCTCCGTACCAAAGAAAAGGCTACGGCAAATTCTTAATAGCCTTCT CTTATGAACTGTCAAAGAAAGAGGGAAAAGTTGGGACACCGGAGAGACCCTTATCGGATCTAGGCTTACTAAGCTACAGAGGTTACTGGACTCGTGTTCTACTAGACATCTTGAAGAAACATAAAGGAAACATTTCTATTAAG GAGCTGAGCGACATGACAGCAATCAAAGCGGAGGATATATTAAGCACGCTTCAGAGCTTAGAGCTGATACAATACAGGAAAGGGCAACACGTGATATGTGCGGATCCAAAGGTTCTGGACCGACATCTGAAAGCTGCAGGACGAGGTGGTCTTGATGTTGATGTTAGCAAACTGATTTGGACACCTTACAAGGACCAAAGTTAA
- the LOC106440394 gene encoding beta-D-xylosidase 3-like: MSYPMQTKGNRALSSVSTLLLSILFFISKPSNAQSSSPKFACDVTKNPSLTGYGFCNTGLNAEARVTDLVGRLTLEEKIGFLVSKATGVSRLGIPDYNWWSEALHGVSDVGGGSNFTGPVPGATSFPQVILTAASFNVSLFQAIGKVVSTEARAMYNVGAAGLTFWSPNVNIFRDPRWGRGQETPGEDPTLVSKYAVAYVKGLQGTDGGDPNLLKVAACCKHYTAYDVDNWKGVHRYTFNSVVNQQDMDDTFQPPFKSCVVDGNVASVMCSYNQVNGKPTCADPDLLSGVIRGQWKLNGYIVSDCDSVEVIYASQHYTKTPEEAVAKSMLAGLDLNCDHFTGQHAMSAVKAGLVNETDVDTAISNNFATLMRLGFFNGDPKKQPYGNLGPQDVCTAENQELAREAARQGIVLLKNSPGSLPFSPFAIKTLAVIGPNANVTDTMIGNYHGVPCKYTTPLQGLVETVWAKYQMACPNVACTEADIDSATSLAASADAVVLVMGTDLSIEREDHDRVDLFLPGKQQQLVTEVAKVAKGPVVLVIMSGGGLDVTFAKNDPKITSIMWVGFPGQAGGLAIADVIFGRHNPSGKLPMTWYPQSYVENLPMSNMNMRADNSTGYPGRSYRFYTGETVYAFGDGISYTHFNHRLIKPQRLVSLGLAKSHPCRTSKCQSVDATGPYCGKTIEVELRVRNAGEREGTDTVFLFTTPPAVHRSPVKHLLAFEKVGLGKKEKAVVRFNVDVCKDLSVVDETGKSKIALGVHVLHVGSLKYSLIVRI; the protein is encoded by the exons ATGAGTTATCCTATGCAAACAAAAGGAAACAGAGCACTCTCCTCTGTTTCCACACTTCTCCTAAgtatcctcttcttcatctccaaGCCATCGAACGCCCAGTCTTCTTCTCCAAAGTTCGCATGTGACGTCACCAAAAACCCTTCTCTAACCGGTTACGGATTCTGCAACACTGGTTTGAATGCCGAAGCACGAGTCACCGATCTTGTCGGAAGATTAACTTTGGAGGAGAAAATCGGGTTTCTTGTCAGCAAAGCTACAGGGGTGAGCCGTCTTGGGATTCCAGATTATAACTGGTGGTCGGAGGCACTTCACGGCGTCTCTGATGTCGGAGGTGGTTCTAACTTCACCGGTCCTGTCCCTGGCGCAACTAGCTTCCCTCAAGTCATTCTTACCGCTGCTTCCTTCAACGTATCTCTCTTCCAAGCAATTGGCAAG GTTGTGTCGACGGAGGCGAGGGCAATGTACAACGTTGGAGCAGCTGGATTGACGTTTTGGTCACCGAATGTGAACATATTCCGTGACCCGAGATGGGGAAGAGGACAAGAGACACCCGGCGAGGACCCGACGCTCGTGAGCAAATACGCGGTGGCTTATGTTAAAGGTCTTCAGGGAACAGACGGTGGAGATCCTAACCTTCTTAAAGTTGCGGCTTGCTGCAAACACTACACGGCCTATGATGTTGATAACTGGAAAGGCGTCCATCGTTACACTTTCAACTCTGTG GTGAACCAACAAGATATGGATGATACGTTTCAACCACCGTTTAAGAGCTGTGTGGTTGATGGGAATGTAGCTAGTGTCATGTGTTCTTACAACCAAGTTAACGGTAAACCGACATGCGCTGATCCTGACCTGCTTTCTGGTGTGATCCGTGGTCAGTGGAAGTTAAATGG GTACATTGTTTCGGATTGTGACTCAGTAGAAGTGATTTACGCAAGCCAACACTATACCAAGACTCCAGAGGAAGCTGTGGCTAAATCCATGTTGGCAGGCTTGGATTTGAACTGTGATCATTTCACTGGTCAACACGCAATGAGTGCGGTCAAGGCCGGTTTGGTAAACGAAACAGATGTTGACACTGCGATTTCAAACAACTTTGCGACTCTGATGCGTTTAGGATTCTTCAATGGCGACCCCAAGAAGCAGCCCTACGGTAATCTTGGTCCTCAGGACGTTTGCACGGCCGAGAACCAAGAACTCGCTAGAGAAGCCGCAAGGCAAGGCATTGTCTTGCTCAAGAACTCTCCTGGTTCGCTTCCGTTCTCACCTTTTGCTATCAAAACGCTAGCAGTGATCGGACCAAACGCTAATGTCACTGATACAATGATCGGAAACTACCACg GCGTACCGTGCAAGTACACAACGCCACTTCAAGGACTAGTGGAAACAGTGTGGGCGAAGTATCAGATGGCATGTCCTAACGTGGCGTGCACGGAGGCGGATATAGATTCAGCCACTTCTCTAGCGGCTTCAGCTGATGCGGTTGTGCTAGTGATGGGAACAGATCTATCAATCGAGAGGGAGGACCATGACCGAGTCGACTTGTTCCTTCCCGGAAAGCAGCAACAGCTTGTGACCGAGGTGGCTAAGGTTGCGAAAGGACCGGTGGTGCTAGTCATCATGTCCGGTGGAGGATTAGACGTTACTTTCGCCAAGAACGATCCGAAGATCACAAGCATCATGTGGGTCGGGTTTCCTGGTCAAGCAGGTGGTCTCGCCATCGCTGACGTCATCTTCGGTCGTCATAACCCGA GCGGAAAGTTGCCGATGACTTGGTATCCTCAGTCGTACGTGGAGAACCTTCCGATGTCGAACATGAACATGAGAGCTGATAACTCAACCGGGTACCCGGGTCGGAGTTACCGGTTCTACACCGGAGAAACAGTGTACGCTTTCGGAGACGGGATCAGCTACACTCATTTCAACCACCGGCTAATCAAACCCCAACGGCTCGTCTCTCTCGGTCTAGCCAAGAGCCACCCTTGCCGAACTTCAAAGTGCCAATCGGTGGACGCGACCGGACCTTACTGCGGGAAGACCATCGAAGTCGAGCTAAGAGTAAGGAACGCGGGAGAGAGAGAAGGGACCGACACGGTGTTTCTGTTCACGACGCCGCCGGCTGTGCACAGGTCGCCGGTTAAGCATCTGCTAGCGTTCGAGAAGGTTGGTCTGGGGAAGAAGGAAAAGGCGGTGGTTAGGTTTAACGTGGACGTGTGTAAAGATCTGAGTGTGGTTGATGAAACAGGGAAGAGTAAGATCGCTTTGGGGGTACATGTTCTACATGTCGGAAGCTTGAAGTACTCCTTGATTGTTAGGATCTGA
- the LOC106440396 gene encoding cytochrome b5 domain-containing protein RLF yields MDTTKDDDFTFSKAVQPDSEVVLEAKDLASHVDSIVLKENTVGSLSFTVTDSSSEILKARKPITRTKVPFEKGYSQMDWLKLTRTHPDLAGLKGESNRRLISMDEVKKHKSGDSMWTVLKGRVYNISPYMNFHPGGVDMLMKAVGRDGTLLFNKYHAWVNFDVLLEKCLVGVLDDSKVMSKC; encoded by the exons ATGGATACTACTAAGGATGATGATTTCACATTCTCAAAG GCTGTTCAACCTGATAGTGAAGTTGTTTTAGAGGCAAAGGATCTTGCATCACATGTAGATAGCATTGTCCTTAAGGAAAACACAGTTGGATCTCTGTCTTTCACGGTGACTGATTCTTCATCTGAGATTCTCAAAGCTAGAAAGCCTATAACTCGTACAAAAGTCCCATTTGAAAAGGGTTATAGCCAAATGGATTGGCTCAAACTTACTCGAACGCATCCCGATCTTGCAG GCCTGAAGGGAGAGTCGAACAGGAGGCTTATATCAATGGACGAAGTTAAGAAACACAAATCAGGAGATTCGATGTGGACTGTATTGAAAGGACGCGTGTACAACATATCACCTTACATGAATTTTCATCCCGGAGGTGTTGATATGTTGATGAAAGCCGTTGGGAGAGACGGTACGTTGTTGTTCAACAAGTACCATGCTTGGGTCAATTTTGATGTCTTGCTTGAGAAATGCCTTGTTGGAGTTTTGGATGACTCCAAAGTGATGAGCAAATGCTAA
- the LOC106440395 gene encoding malate dehydrogenase 2, glyoxysomal-like isoform X1 — translation MEFRGDASQRIAMISAHLQPSFTSQMEEKNSVMGRENCRGKGGKAGFKVAILGAAGGIGQSLSLLMKMNPLVSLLHLYDVVNAPGVTADVSHMDTGAVVRTSTLEVRGFLGAKQLEDALTGMDLVIIPAGVPRKPGMTRDDLFKINAGIVKTLCEGVAKCCPNAIVNLISNPVNSTVAIAAEVFKKAGTYDPKKLLGVTTLDVARANTFVAEVLGLDPREVDVPVVGGHAGVTILPLLSQVKPPSSFTPSETEYLTNRIQNGGTEVVEAKAGAGSATLSMAYAAAKFADACLRGLRGDANVVECSFVASQVTELPFFATKVRLGRTGAEEVYQLGPLNEYERVGLEKAKEELAGSIQKGVDFIRK, via the exons ATGGAGTTTCGTGGAGATGCCAGCCAGAGGATTGCTATGATATCAGCTCATCTTCAACCTTCTTTCACTTCTCAG ATGGAGGAGAAGAACTCTGTAATGGGAAGAGAAAACTGCAGAGGGAAAGGCGGGAAAGCAGGATTCAAAGTAGCAATACTTGGAGCTGCAGGTGGAATAGGACAATCACTATCCTTGCTAATGAAGATGAACCCTCTCGTCTCTTTACTTCATCTCTACGATGTTGTCAATGCTCCCGGAGTCACTGCTGACGTCAGCCATATGGACACTGGAGCTGTTGTACGTACCTCAACTTTGGAA GTTAGAGGATTCTTGGGAGCCAAGCAACTTGAGGACGCCCTAACGGGTATGGATCTTGTGATCATACCAGCTGGTGTGCCGAGGAAACCAGGGATGACACGCGATGATCTCTTTAAAATCAATGCTGGGATTGTTAAGACGCTATGTGAGGGAGTAGCGAAATGCTGTCCAAATGCTATCGTCAACTTGATTAGTAACCCCGTGAACTCCACTGTGGCTATTGCCGCTGAGGTTTTCAAGAAAGCTGGAACTTATGATCCTAAGAAGCTCCTTGGTGTTACTACACTCGATGTTGCTCGTGCCAACACCTTTGTG GCTGAAGTTCTTGGACTTGATCCAAGAGAAGTTGATGTACCAGTGGTTGGGGGACACGCCGGAGTCACGATCTTGCCACTATTGTCACAG GTGAAACCACCTAGTAGTTTTACACCTTCGGAAACAGAGTATCTCACGAACAGGATTCAAAACGGTGGGACTGAAGTAGTGGAGGCAAAAGCTGGAGCTGGATCAGCAACACTTTCAATG GCATATGCTGCAGCCAAGTTTGCGGATGCTTGCCTTCGCGGGTTAAGAGGAGATGCGAATGTGGTTGAATGCTCTTTCGTTGCTTCACAG GTGACAGAGTTACCTTTCTTTGCAACGAAAGTGCGTCTTGGACGTACAGGAGCAGAGGAAGTGTATCAGCTTGGACCCTTGAACGAATACGAAAGGGTTGGTCTGGAGAAAGCAAAAGAAGAGTTAGCAGGAAGTATTCAGAAAGGTGTCGACTTCATCAGGAAATGA
- the LOC106440395 gene encoding malate dehydrogenase 2, glyoxysomal-like isoform X2 — protein sequence MEFRGDASQRIAMISAHLQPSFTSQMEEKNSVMGRENCRGKGGKAGFKVAILGAAGGIGQSLSLLMKMNPLVSLLHLYDVVNAPGVTADVSHMDTGAVVRGFLGAKQLEDALTGMDLVIIPAGVPRKPGMTRDDLFKINAGIVKTLCEGVAKCCPNAIVNLISNPVNSTVAIAAEVFKKAGTYDPKKLLGVTTLDVARANTFVAEVLGLDPREVDVPVVGGHAGVTILPLLSQVKPPSSFTPSETEYLTNRIQNGGTEVVEAKAGAGSATLSMAYAAAKFADACLRGLRGDANVVECSFVASQVTELPFFATKVRLGRTGAEEVYQLGPLNEYERVGLEKAKEELAGSIQKGVDFIRK from the exons ATGGAGTTTCGTGGAGATGCCAGCCAGAGGATTGCTATGATATCAGCTCATCTTCAACCTTCTTTCACTTCTCAG ATGGAGGAGAAGAACTCTGTAATGGGAAGAGAAAACTGCAGAGGGAAAGGCGGGAAAGCAGGATTCAAAGTAGCAATACTTGGAGCTGCAGGTGGAATAGGACAATCACTATCCTTGCTAATGAAGATGAACCCTCTCGTCTCTTTACTTCATCTCTACGATGTTGTCAATGCTCCCGGAGTCACTGCTGACGTCAGCCATATGGACACTGGAGCTGTT GTTAGAGGATTCTTGGGAGCCAAGCAACTTGAGGACGCCCTAACGGGTATGGATCTTGTGATCATACCAGCTGGTGTGCCGAGGAAACCAGGGATGACACGCGATGATCTCTTTAAAATCAATGCTGGGATTGTTAAGACGCTATGTGAGGGAGTAGCGAAATGCTGTCCAAATGCTATCGTCAACTTGATTAGTAACCCCGTGAACTCCACTGTGGCTATTGCCGCTGAGGTTTTCAAGAAAGCTGGAACTTATGATCCTAAGAAGCTCCTTGGTGTTACTACACTCGATGTTGCTCGTGCCAACACCTTTGTG GCTGAAGTTCTTGGACTTGATCCAAGAGAAGTTGATGTACCAGTGGTTGGGGGACACGCCGGAGTCACGATCTTGCCACTATTGTCACAG GTGAAACCACCTAGTAGTTTTACACCTTCGGAAACAGAGTATCTCACGAACAGGATTCAAAACGGTGGGACTGAAGTAGTGGAGGCAAAAGCTGGAGCTGGATCAGCAACACTTTCAATG GCATATGCTGCAGCCAAGTTTGCGGATGCTTGCCTTCGCGGGTTAAGAGGAGATGCGAATGTGGTTGAATGCTCTTTCGTTGCTTCACAG GTGACAGAGTTACCTTTCTTTGCAACGAAAGTGCGTCTTGGACGTACAGGAGCAGAGGAAGTGTATCAGCTTGGACCCTTGAACGAATACGAAAGGGTTGGTCTGGAGAAAGCAAAAGAAGAGTTAGCAGGAAGTATTCAGAAAGGTGTCGACTTCATCAGGAAATGA
- the LOC106440393 gene encoding soluble inorganic pyrophosphatase 6, chloroplastic, translated as MAATRVLTAAAATTQPTSCFLSKRAFLLPAKTSCLSFNRRALVLKSKQTFSCSAIYNPQTKVQEEGQSETLDYRVFFLDGSSGKKVSPWHDIPLALGDGVFNFIVEIPKESKAKMEVATDEDYTPIKQDTKKGKLRYYPYNINWNYGLLPQTWEDPSQANPEVEGAFGDNDPVDVVEIGEAQRKIGEVLKIKPLAALAMIDEGELDWKIVAISLDDPKAHLVNDVDDVEKHFPGTLTAIRDWFRDYKIPDGKPANRFGLGDKPANKDYALKIIHETNESWAKLVKRSVDAGDLSLF; from the exons ATGGCAGCCACAAGAGTGCTCACTGCAGCTGCAGCCACTACCCAACCCACCTCCTGTTTCCTCTCCAAACGAGCTTTCCTTCTCCCGGCCAAGACATCATGTCTATCCTTCAACAGAAGAGCTTTGGTGTTGAAATCGAAGCAAACCTTCTCTTGCAGCGCCATATACAATCCTCAGACCAAGGTTCAAGAAGAAGGTCAATCCGAAACCTTAGATTACCGCGTCTTCTTCCTCGATGGTAGCTCCGGAAAGAAG GTTTCTCCATGGCATGATATACCATTGGCCTTAGGAGATGGAGTTTTCAACTTCATAGTTGAGATCCCTAAAGAGTCTAAAGCAAAGATGGAGGTTGCTACTGATGAAGACTACACTCCTATTAAGCAAGACACCAAGAAGGGAAAGCTCAGATACTATCCGTACAACATAAACTGGAACTATGGGTTGCTTCCACAGACATGGGAAGATCCATCTCAGGCTAACCCTGAAGTTGAAGGAGCTTTTGGTGATAATGATCCAG TTGATGTTGTTGAGATTGGGGAAGCCCAAAGGAAGATAGGAGAGGTTCTAAAGATCAAGCCTTTGGCTGCTTTAGCTATGATTGATGAAGGGGAGCTGGACTGGAAGATTGTTGCCATTTCTTTGGATGACCCTAAAGCTCATCTTGTCAATGATGTTGATGACGTAGAGAAGCATTTCCCT GGTACATTGACAGCCATTAGAGATTGGTTTAGGGACTACAAGATCCCAGATGGAAAGCCTGCTAACAGGTTTGGTCTTGGAGACAAACCAGCAAACAAA GACTATGCTTTGAAGATCATCCATGAAACGAATGAATCATGGGCTAAGCTTGTGAAGAGATCAGTTGATGCTGGAGACCTTTCACTTTTCTGA
- the LOC106440392 gene encoding serine carboxypeptidase-like 19, producing the protein MRNLHFLILVLLSISTSIHYVVVTSLHVKYLPGFEGPLPFALETGYVSVGESEDVELFYYFVKSERNPQKDSLLIWLTGGPGCSSICGLLFANGPLAFKGDVYNGTLPPLELTSFSWTKVANILYLESPAGSGYSYAKTPRAAETSDTIQIHQIDQFLRRWLVDHPEFISNPFYVGGDSYSGHIVPGVVQQISLGNEKGLTPFISIQGYVLGNPITNLNLESNYKVPFAHRMGLISDELFESLEKSCGGIHINLDPSNEKCLNDLQAYDNCISEIYVEQILLPNCPVDYVLGDIPQTLRNIKTGRRRELKEFSGNDTPSLPPPSCFTYRYFLSAIWANDENVRKALGVKMELGKWNRCNIQNIPYTFDIDNAVPYHVNNSRKGFRSLIYSGDHDMMAPYSSTEVWIRSLNYSIVDDWRPWMMSSYQVAGYTRTYANKMTFATIKGGGHTAEYNPDQCSLMFKKWIDGEPL; encoded by the exons ATGAGAAATCTTCATTTCCTCATCTTAGTTCTGTTGAGCATCTCGACCTCCATACATTATGTAGTTGTTACTTCTTTGCATGTGAAGTATCTTCCTGGTTTTGAAGGTCCTCTTCCTTTCGCGCTCGAGACAGG gtaTGTGAGTGTTGGTGAATCTGAGGATGTTGAGCTCTTTTACTACTTTGTGAAATCAGAGAGAAATCCACAAAAAGATTCTCTCTTGATTTGGCTCACTGGTGGGCCTGGATGCAGCTCCATTTGTGGACTACTCTTCGCAAACG GTCCTTTAGCTTTCAAAGGAGATGTATATAATGGGACACTGCCTCCTCTGGAGCTAACATCTTTTTCTTGGACAAAG GTGGctaacattttatatttggaaTCTCCTGCTGGCTCTGGATATTCTTATGCCAAAACTCCGCGTGCTGCTGAGACGAGCGACACCATACAAATTCATCAAATCGATCAATTTCTTAGAAGA TGGTTGGTGGATCACCCTGAGTTTATATCGAATCCATTTTACGTTGGTGGAGATTCATATTCCGGGCACATTGTTCCCGGAGTTGTGCAACAGATTTCACTTG GAAATGAGAAAGGTCTCACACCATTCATAAGTATTCAG GGATATGTTCTTGGAAACCCTATAACAAATCTAAACCTTGAATCTAATTATAAAGTTCCATTTGCTCATCGGATGGGACTTATTTCAGATGAGCTCTTTGAG TCGCTTGAAAAAAGTTGCGGAGGAATACACATTAATCTAGATCCGAGTAATGAAAAATGCTTAAATGATCTTCAAGCTTATGATAAT TGTATCTCGGAGATATATGTAGAGCAGATTTTGTTACCAAACTGCCCAGTAGATTACGTCTTAGGAGACATACCACAAACCTTACGAAACATCAAAACTGGTAGACGGCGAGAACTGAAAGAGTTTTCAGGAAACGATACACCATCATTGCCTCCTCCTAGCTGCTTT ACTTATAGGTATTTTCTGTCTGCTATTTGGGCAAACGATGAAAATGTACGCAAAGCTCTAGGCGTGAAGATg GAGTTAGGAAAATGGAACCGATGCAACATCCAAAACATTCCATATACATTTGATATTGACAATGCCGTTCCATATCACGTGAACAATAGTCGTAAAGGGTTCCGCTCCCTCATCTACAG TGGTGATCATGATATGATGGCACCTTACTCTTCAACGGAAGTATGGATCAGAAGTCTCAACTATTCCATTGTTGATGACTGGAGACCTTGGATGATGAGTAGCTATCAAGTCGCTGGATATACAAGGACTTACGCTAATAAGATGACATTTGCAACCATCAAG GGAGGAGGACACACCGCTGAGTATAATCCTGACCAATGCTCACTTATGTTCAAAAAATGGATTGATGGAGAACCTCTCTAA
- the LOC106440391 gene encoding mediator of RNA polymerase II transcription subunit 15-like produces MEKFSYNSYPDSAESSPRSRDVDFDNPPPWEDQTQQQQQQQQTHSYKVKFMCSYGGKIQPRPHDNQLTYVNGDTKILSVDRGIRFPALASKLSAVIGGDGGGEISFKYQLPGEDLDALISVTNEDDLEHMMHEYDRLLRMSSKPARMRLFLFPLSSPVSGGGFGSEGSTKSDREMVNTIPNRPESEKSVTAPASNADFLFGSEKVVVAPPAPPSPTQQIIQDPQMFVNQQVITPEQHPAEIQRQIHEFQRIQIRDQEHQQQQQMQQQQLQQEAMYRRKSEDDRYFTPTYAQNPPPPPTTVSQTNQQPPVGYWQGNNTIPGNNIYTTTSQNLQEQQVYMIPAQSQAPGTLYHNVMRPPTQGNQGYFPPVQQRVQQHHPDPYMEQQSQQGYNVVQPPQPTYSGGPQVMSSGPMGLHETQPYSQMGNPVYYTVAGDGMMVPPQPHQLQYQGMGQPVSGMTGPDGKLVVNTAPKVSQSSDSV; encoded by the coding sequence ATGGAGAAATTCTCGTACAACTCGTATCCAGACTCAGCCGAATCGTCTCCCAGATCTCGCGACGTCGATTTCGACAACCCTCCGCCGTGGGAGGACCAGacgcagcagcagcagcagcagcagcagacgCATAGCTACAAGGTGAAGTTCATGTGCAGCTACGGCGGGAAGATCCAGCCGCGCCCGCACGATAACCAGCTCACCTACGTAAACGGAGACACCAAGATCTTATCCGTCGATCGCGGCATCAGGTTCCCCGCTCTGGCTTCGAAGCTCTCCGCCGTCATCGGGGGAGACGGAGGCGGGGAGATCTCGTTTAAGTATCAGCTCCCGGGAGAAGATCTCGACGCGTTGATCTCGGTGACTAACGAAGACGATCTCGAGCACATGATGCACGAGTACGATCGGCTTCTCCGTATGTCCTCTAAGCCGGCGAGGATGCGTCTGTTTCTCTTCCCGTTGTCTTCTCCCGTCTCCGGCGGCGGGTTTGGATCCGAAGGCTCGACGAAATCGGATCGGGAGATGGTGAATACGATCCCTAACAGGCCGGAATCGGAGAAATCCGTAACCGCTCCGGCGAGTAACGCCGATTTCTTGTTCGGATCGGAGAAAGTAGTTGTAGCTCCACCAGCTCCACCGTCTCCGACTCAACAGATTATTCAGGATCCACAGATGTTCGTTAATCAACAGGTGATAACACCGGAGCAGCACCCGGCGGAGATTCAAAGACAGATCCATGAGTTTCAGAGGATTCAAATTAGAGATCAAGAACATCAACAACAGCAACAgatgcagcagcagcagctccaACAAGAGGCTATGTACAGAAGAAAAAGCGAAGACGACCGATACTTCACTCCAACCTACGCTCAaaatcctcctcctccaccgacGACGGTGTCTCAGACGAATCAACAACCTCCGGTTGGTTACTGGCAAGGAAACAACACCATTCCAGGGAACAACATATACACAACCACGTCGCAGAATCTACAGGAGCAGCAAGTATACATGATTCCAGCTCAATCTCAAGCACCAGGGACGTTATACCATAACGTAATGAGACCACCGACACAAGGAAACCAAGGGTATTTCCCACCTGTTCAGCAGCGAGTCCAACAGCATCATCCTGATCCCTACATGGAGCAGCAGAGCCAGCAAGGCTACAACGTGGTTCAACCACCACAGCCAACGTATTCAGGTGGTCCACAAGTTATGAGTAGTGGTCCAATGGGTTTACATGAAACGCAGCCGTATTCGCAGATGGGGAATCCTGTGTACTATACAGTGGCTGGGGATGGTATGATGGTGCCACCGCAGCCGCATCAGCTTCAGTACCAGGGAATGGGTCAACCGGTTAGTGGCATGACCGGGCCGGATGGGAAATTGGTGGTTAACACGGCACCCAAAGTGTCGCAGAGTTCAGATTCGGTGTGA